One Veillonellaceae bacterium genomic region harbors:
- the truB gene encoding tRNA pseudouridine(55) synthase TruB, which translates to MDGGFLSILKPPGMTSHDVVSYIRRTYSIKRVGHAGTLDPAAAGVLPIAIGQATRLLEYLAADDKSYRVEMTLGYETDTGDDTGSIIEYSTDLCPNRKEIERVLFSFIGNIEQVPPMYSAIKVDGKRLYELARNGVTIERKTRSITISNIELLDIVGNRVLFDVACSKGTYIRSLCIDIGRKLGCLATMTFLLRTRVGQFTVQDSKTLEELSEGPLEAIVSPDCFIKLPAIELESQQAAAFKNGRTIEYNTNGKGLFKIYDSVGTFVGIGKKENSIWLKPVKVLSSIKQQ; encoded by the coding sequence ATGGACGGCGGTTTCTTAAGTATATTAAAACCGCCGGGCATGACTTCCCATGATGTAGTATCCTATATAAGAAGAACTTATAGTATAAAACGGGTAGGTCACGCTGGTACGCTTGATCCGGCGGCTGCCGGAGTTCTTCCGATTGCGATAGGACAAGCAACGCGACTTCTAGAATATCTTGCAGCCGATGATAAAAGCTATCGGGTTGAAATGACTCTTGGCTATGAGACTGATACAGGTGACGACACTGGAAGCATAATCGAATATAGTACTGATTTATGTCCTAATCGCAAAGAAATTGAAAGAGTTTTGTTTTCATTTATTGGTAATATTGAACAAGTTCCGCCTATGTATTCAGCTATTAAAGTTGACGGGAAGAGGCTATATGAATTAGCACGCAATGGAGTGACGATAGAGCGCAAAACCCGTTCAATAACAATTAGTAATATCGAACTGCTTGACATAGTTGGTAATAGAGTATTATTTGATGTGGCTTGTTCTAAAGGAACTTATATTCGCTCCCTGTGTATTGATATTGGTCGGAAGCTAGGCTGCTTAGCAACTATGACTTTTTTGCTACGAACAAGGGTTGGTCAGTTTACTGTGCAGGACTCGAAAACTCTTGAAGAATTATCGGAAGGTCCGCTAGAAGCCATTGTTTCTCCCGACTGCTTTATCAAATTGCCTGCTATTGAGTTGGAGTCACAGCAGGCGGCTGCTTTCAAAAATGGACGAACAATTGAATATAATACGAATGGAAAAGGTCTTTTCAAAATTTACGATTCTGTGGGAACGTTTGTTGGTATTGGGAAGAAAGAAAACTCTATATGGCTAAAACCTGTAAAAGTTCTATCTTCCATAAAACAACAATAA
- a CDS encoding bifunctional oligoribonuclease/PAP phosphatase NrnA, producing MDCSLRQVANLLENANNILITAHIHPDGDSLGSMLSLNKYLISCGKSVQMIIDDDVPKLYKFLPGSENIARVSELAISPDLLVVLDASDIERIGEVGRIAKVPILNIDHHISNTKFADYWYIDSKAAATGEIILDLLNMDNALISVDMATCLYTAIATDCGFFRYANTSSHTHRCAAQLIECGVKPNIISEYMETKPLASLMNTLEVLKTLELHCNGKIAAVSVEHSENDSADSTEGLINYPRNIEGVEIAIMFKFTEQSSARVSFRSKSVDVSELALSFGGGGHVRASGCTVSGGTIDEIKEKVVKAAEKLIRGTA from the coding sequence ATGGATTGTTCTCTGCGGCAAGTTGCCAATTTATTAGAAAATGCCAATAACATTCTTATTACCGCGCATATTCATCCGGACGGGGATAGCTTAGGATCAATGTTGTCCCTTAATAAATATTTGATATCATGTGGAAAATCAGTCCAGATGATAATTGACGATGATGTGCCAAAGCTTTATAAATTTCTACCGGGTAGTGAGAATATTGCTCGGGTTTCGGAATTAGCAATTTCTCCGGACTTGCTTGTTGTATTGGACGCAAGTGATATTGAGAGAATCGGCGAAGTCGGGAGAATTGCTAAAGTACCGATTTTAAACATTGACCATCATATATCGAATACCAAATTTGCTGACTATTGGTATATTGATAGTAAGGCGGCAGCAACAGGTGAAATTATCTTAGATCTTTTAAACATGGATAATGCACTGATTAGCGTTGATATGGCAACTTGCTTATACACGGCAATTGCTACTGATTGCGGATTTTTTCGATATGCAAATACATCTTCACACACACATCGATGTGCTGCTCAGCTAATTGAGTGTGGTGTGAAGCCCAATATTATATCAGAATATATGGAAACAAAACCGCTTGCCAGCCTAATGAATACGCTAGAAGTATTAAAAACCTTGGAATTGCATTGTAATGGGAAAATTGCCGCAGTATCTGTAGAACATTCAGAAAACGACAGCGCAGATAGTACTGAGGGTCTTATAAACTATCCTCGCAATATTGAGGGAGTTGAAATTGCGATAATGTTTAAGTTTACTGAACAAAGTTCAGCTAGAGTGAGCTTTCGGTCAAAATCTGTAGATGTTAGTGAGTTGGCATTATCCTTTGGCGGAGGCGGCCATGTGCGGGCATCCGGCTGTACTGTTAGCGGCGGTACTATAGATGAGATTAAAGAAAAGGTTGTTAAGGCTGCGGAAAAATTAATCAGGGGAACAGCATAA
- the rbfA gene encoding 30S ribosome-binding factor RbfA: MGQLRVEKVQEFIKQEISKIILTEIKDPRVGFVTVTNVEVTADLRSAKVFVSLMGSDEQKATTWAGLHKALGFMRSEIGKRIRMRFTPELSLHIDESLEYSAHIQELLLKIKQQEESAK, from the coding sequence GTGGGGCAACTTAGAGTAGAAAAAGTTCAGGAATTTATAAAACAAGAAATAAGTAAAATCATATTAACTGAGATTAAAGACCCACGTGTTGGATTTGTAACTGTTACAAATGTTGAAGTTACTGCTGATTTAAGAAGTGCCAAGGTATTTGTTAGTTTAATGGGTAGTGATGAGCAGAAGGCAACTACTTGGGCTGGGCTGCATAAAGCACTAGGTTTTATGCGGTCTGAAATCGGAAAAAGGATTCGAATGCGGTTTACACCAGAATTATCCTTGCATATAGACGAATCCTTGGAATACAGTGCGCATATTCAGGAATTATTGCTTAAAATAAAGCAGCAGGAGGAGAGCGCGAAGTAA